In Cinclus cinclus chromosome 33, bCinCin1.1, whole genome shotgun sequence, the genomic window TACCGGCCGGGGGATCCGACCGGCGGTCTGAGGGCGGCTCTGGGGGTCCAGGGAATCCGGGGACGGGGGGCGATGGAGCAGAGTAGGGAGGCACCCATGGGGAACGGGAGGTGGTTCTAGGGTGCGGGGGGCGCGGGGCAGAGGTGGCAGAGGGACCTTAGGCgggctgggctgtggggcaGATCCGGGGAGCTCCGGGGGCGGTGAAGGGGGTCCTGCCGTGCGACCCCAACACACCCCCGGGGTCCCAGCGGGAGAAATTCCCCATCCCGGGGCGCCCGGGTCGCGCTTGGAGGGTCCCACCGGGGGTCGCGGGGGGGCCGACCCGATGTCCCCCCCCGGTGACACGCCGGTGTCCCCGCAGTGTCACGACGGGTGAAATACGCCAGCCTGGGcgtgctggtgctgcagaacGCGTCCCTCGTGCTCAGCATCCGCTACGTGCGGACCCTGCCCGGGGAGCGCTTCCTGCCCACCACGGCCGTGGTGATGGCCGAGGCCATGAAGGGCAGcgcctgcctgctgctcctgcttaTCCAGCACCGGGGTAGGGACAGGGTCAGGGGGGTcatgggggacactggggacatggaggacactggggacatggggtctgtgcctgctgctcctACTCATCCAGCAccggggtggggacagggacatgggggacaatggagacatggggacaggggggcaAGGACACACCtggtgctgcctcctcctccagctttgAGGTAAGcacggggtgggggggatggggacacaaaGGGGTCCTTAGTAGAGATGCAGGGGACATGAGGGGGCATGGGAGACTCATGTTGGGGACCCTGGGTGGTGTCAGCGATGGAGTGGCTGTGGCcagcctgggcagtgtcccctgtccctgagcCCTGTCCCCCCAGGCAGTGTCCGGCAGACGGCGGTGACGTTGCACGAGGCCGTGGTGGGACAGTTTGGGGACACGCTGcgcctggctgtcccctccctcaTCTACACCCTGCAGAACAATCTGCAGTACGTGGCCATCTCCAACCTGCCCGCGGCCACCTTCCAGGTGGGAGTGagacacggggacacagggtCTCGTGGGGGGGTGTGATGACCTCAGGGACCAAAgtggtgtccctgtgcccatgTCCCTGTGACAGTCACGATGTCCCTGTCATTGTGTCCCTGTGACCCTGTGCCCATATTCCTGTTCCCACatctgtgtcctgcaggtgaCCCTGTCCCCCAGGTCACCTGttctcatccctgtccctgctatCCCACAGGTGACATACCAACTGAAgatcctgtccctgtccccatagCCCTGTTCCCACAGGTGTCCCCGTCCCCAGGTGTTCATGTCCCCCATGTGTCCATGGGGGACTGTATAACTATCCTGCAGGTtaccctgtccccagctgtccctgtcTCCCAGGTAACCCTGTCCCCATGTGACCATGTCCCTGCTATCCCTGCAGGTGACCCCGTACCTGTTCCCAGGTGATCCTGTCCCCGCAAGTGACCATGTCCCCATCTGTCCCCATTTGTCCCTATCCCCAGGTGACAGTCCCCACTGGCCCTGCAATGACCATCCCTAGGTGACCATcctcattttctctgtgtgccCGATCCTGTCCCCAGGTGACCATCCCCGCTGTCCTCATGTGCCCCTGTCCCACTGACCCTGTCCCCGCTGTCcatgtgtgtccctgtgcccaggtgaccatccctgtgtgcccctgccccatcccacgTGACTCTGTCCCCAGGTAAccgtccccgctgtccccgcagGTGACGTACCAGCTGAAGATCCTGACCACAGCGCTGTTctcggtgctgctgctgggcacggCGCTGTCGCGGCTGCAGTGGCTGTCGCTGGCGCTGCTGTTTGCGGGGGTGGCGCTGGTGCAGGCGGAGCAGGCACGGGCCGTGCCCTCGGCCGCGGCGCTGTCCCCGTCCCCAGGGCCCGAGGGGCCAGCTCAGAGCTACGCCGTGGGGCTGGCGGCCGTGGCCGCGTCCTGCCTGTCCTCGGGCTTCGCCGGCGTCTACTTCGAGCGGCTGCTGAAGCGCTCGGGCGGCTCCATCTGGGTGCGGAACGTGCAGCTGGGCGCCGTGGGCACGGCCGTGGGGCTGGGCGCGATGCTGGCTGCCGAGGGCCCGGCGGTGGCCGCGCTCGGCTTCTTCTACGGCTACAACGGCGCCGTGTGGGCCGTGGTGGTGAACCAGGCGGCCGGGGGGCTGCTGGTGGCCGTGGTGGTTCGCTACGCCGACAACATCCTCAAGGGCTTCGCCACGGCGCTGTCCATCCTGGCCTCCACGGCCGCCTCCGCGCACCTGTTCGGCTTCCGGCCGCGCGCGCCCTTCCTGGCCGGCACCGCCATGGTCCTGGCCGCCGTCGTGCTCTACGGGCGGCCCCGCGGCTCCGGCGGCCGCAGCCAGGACAGCGGCAAGTCAGTGGGACCATAGGGATGGGGAACACCCTGGGGCCGGCCTGGGCTCACCGGGGCTCGCCCTGACCCGCCAGGGAgggggtggggatggggggggCCATGAGCGGGGGAGGGGACCCAAGTGTGGGGCCAGCAGGTGTGGTGGCCCAGGTGTGACGGCCCAGCTGGGGGGTCAGCAGGTGGCAGGGGCTCATTAGGGCTCGCTAGGAGGATGGAGGTGCTGGGGGGCTTAGCAGGTGAGGGGACCCCAATCTTGGCCTTTAGGTGGTGGGCACTGATTAAGGCTCATTAGGATGTGGTGAAGGTGCTGATGTGGTTCGTTAGGTCCTGGGGCTCATTAGGTGGTGGGGACCCTGATCTTGGTGTTCATTAAGGCTTGTTAGGGTCATTAGGGATCTGGAGAGGTTCATTAGGTCATGGGGGGGTGCTCCTTAAGGGCTGACGAAcatcctggagctgtgggatgaggaGGGACCTGATGGGGCTCATGAGGGGATGGGGAGCTTACCAATACTTGTTAATTGATGGGGGCTCATTAAGGCTCGTtgggtgctgggggccgtgAGGTGGAGATTGATGAGGTCAATGAGGTCAGAGGTTAATGAGGGAGATCTGGTTTAATGAGGGGTTCAGTGGGACCCCCGGCCCCTCTGTGGAGTTCCCCTCCCCCCACGCCCCCCCAACCcggtgggggaggggctggaTGTACAGATTTTGTAgggggggaggggctgggcacaTTTTTAATGAGGTTTGGGGCTAATAAAGATGGATTTGGTTAACGTCGCGTGCTGGGGGAGGGGCACTAACACACTAACACGGGGTGTAGGGGGGAGCCATAGGGATCACCCAGGGCTGTACAGGATGCACCTGAGCTCTCCCGAGCCCCTATAAGAACCCACCTTGATCCCCCCCAAGGCCATACAGGGTCCATAGGGCTCTCAGCCCCGGGGTCTCTCTCTCTTGCAGGTCTCCCAACAAGGACAAGGGCACCTGATGGCACCGAGCAACCCCCTGAGCCCTATGGGGCCTGTCTGGGGCCCTCCAGGGCCCTAAAGAATCCCTATGGACCCTTCCCTTGCCCCCTGCAGGCTTTATAGGGGCTGTGTACACCCCCCCGGGGTTCTGTCGGGACCGTATGGACACTCCTGGTCCCTATAGCAGCTATATGGCCGCTCCCCACCTCCCGGGGGCTATAGGGACCAATTGCACCCCCAGGTCTCTATAGGCCCATATGGAAGCCCCCCCTACCCCCAATCCCTATAGGGAACTTGGCGACACTCCTGGTCCCTATAGCAGCCATATGGAcactcccccacccccccttccCCCGGGAGCTATAGGGACGGCTCGCATCCCCAGGTCCCTATAGGGCCCATATGACCCCGCCGCGTGGTTTTTGTGTTAATTAAGACGATTTTGGTCAAAGCGTTGGCTCCGCGCGATCGGAAGGGGGCGCCATCCCCGGTAACACCACGCATGTGCCGCGCGGTTCCGCCCCTTGCGCTCCCATTGACCTCCCGGGAATGATTGACAGGAACCATCGAGGCGAGGCTTTATTGGTCCCAGAGCGGTCGAGCGGCACTTCCGCCCGTGAAAGGGCGGGAAACACCACAAAGCGAAAGTTGAGATCATCGAGAGGCGCTTCGGCTGCGCGGAGAGGCCGCGTTCTCTGTGGCGCCCGGTGCTCCCAGCAGCCCACAGTTCCTCCCAGTTCTCCCCGGtcgctcccagtgccctcccagagCCTCAGCGAAGCAGCCGGGCCAGCACCCAGCAGCCCAGCGTCACCCAGTGACTGGCCCAGTTCAGCTCCGACCACTTGCGCACCGTGTAGGCCATCCCGTAGCCCTGAGGGGACAAGATGGTGTTAGGGTGCTCCCAACACTGGGGGCAACCCCAAACGGGGGAGGGTCTAGGGGAGCTCGAGGGTCCCACCTGCTCCTCCACGGTGTCCTCGGCCTCCACATCAAACAGGGCACCCAGGTAGGACAGGTGGAACAGGGCCAGGGCACCCAGAGCCCCATTCAGTGCCCACACCCACAGTGTCTGCAGGGACCCCAGAAACATTCAGGGACCCCCCTACACCCCTGCAGGGATACCCCAAATCTCCCGTGTTCACCACTTGCACCCACAGCATCTGGAGAACTCCAGACCCCTTCAGAGACCTCAAAGAACCTCCAAATCCCCCCATCGAGTGCTGGTGCCCACAGCCCCTGCAGGACCCCTGAATCCCCCAGGCACCTCCAgcctcccccaaaccccctcagagccccccaaaccctctgccctctccctgGGGTCCCCAAACTCCCCCACCAagggatccccaaatcccccatccTGCCCTCCACACCCTCCTTTTTCCACCTATGACCCTCCCAAACCACTCTGAGACCCCTAACCTCTCTGAGCCCCCCACACTCCCCAGTGCCCACATCTCACGTTCTTGTGGCGGTGGCTGCAGTGGGGGGGGCAGCGCTTGGACAGGACACAGGCATCAAAGATGGCGGCCAAGCGCTgcctcagggctgggagggcagggtggggtcagtgtgggCTGTGCCCATTGCAGGCCAAGCCCCTCAtagccctgcccatccctgcagacTCCACCCACAGCACTTGAGGCCCTGCCCACATCTATAAGCCCCACCCCTACTCCTGGccccacccatccatccatgtCAATCACAGCATTGAAACCCCACCAACAGCTGGACCCTCTTTCACCTTTAGGCCACGCCCACCTTTATAGCTCCACCCACTCTGCAGCCCCACCCTTTAAACCCCTCCCACCTCAAAGGCCCCCTTTAGCTCCACCTCTCCTCAGCCCCACCCCTTAAAGGGCCAGCACTGACCATGCTCAGCATAGGTGATGAggcccagggacagcaggacagcGGCCAGATGGAAACTGAGGCcctgcaggggacaggggggattTGGGTGTCCTCTGTTGGACTGGGAGgtctggggggatttgggggagtcCCCTGCTGGACTGGTGAGacatgggggatttgggggagccCAGCAGGGGTTGGGGATGTCacagtttttggggtttcaaGGAGTCCCAGAGGGGGTTTTGAGGCCCCAGGAGGGAGGTGGGAAGGGTCAGGGAGGGTTGGGAGGCCTGAGGCATTGGGGGTCCTGAGGGTCTTATGTGCAGGGGGACactggtggggtttggggttcccagggtggattttggggtctctcaCGTGCAGCAGAGCACTGGCTGCGTAGGTGCCCAGCACAGCGGCAAAGGTGCCCAAGCGTCGGGCGGTCTGGAACACGTCTGCCAGGgacaccagtaacaccagtcACACCAGTACAGCCTCCAGGGCCCCCCACttcctcccagtgtcccccaatgcccctcccagtcccttccaGTATCCCCCAGTGCCCCTCTCAGTGcaccccagtccctcccagtccatcccagtcactcccagttcTCACAGGTGTGCAGCCAGCGAGACATGGGCAGGTTCCAGTTTGTCACCACCTCAGCCATGGAGCGTGGCAGCTCCACCCGCAGGGGCCGGGACACTGCCAGGTCCCTGTGAGGACAATGTCACATGGGGGTCACAGGGACAGTGTCACACATGGGTCAGTGTCACACAGGTGTCACACACAggtcagtgtcacacacagtgtcactgTGGGTGTGATCAGTGTCACTGTGGGTGTgatcagtgtcacacacagtgtcactgTGGATGTGACCAGTGTCCCACAGGCATCACACACaagtcagtgtcacacacaggtCAGTGTCACACACAATGTCACTGTAGGTGTGATCAGTGTCATACAGTGTCACTGTGGGTGTGATCAGTGTCACACAGGTGTCACACACAggtcagtgtcacacacagtgtcactgTGGATGTGACCAGTGTCCCACAGGCATCACACACAGGTCAGTGTCACACACAATGTCACTGTAGGTATGATCAGTGTCATACAGTGTCACTGTGGGTGTGATCAGTGTCACTGTGGGTGTGATCAGTGTCACACAGGTGTCACACACAGGCCAGTGTCACACACAGGGTCACTGTGGGTGTGATCAGTGTCACTGTGGGTGTGATCAGTGTCACACAGGTGTCATACAggtcagtgtcacacacagggTCACTGTGGGTGTGATCAGTGTCACTGTGGGTGTGATCAGTGTCACACAGGCATCACACACAGGCCAGTGTCACATGCAATGTCACTGGGTGTGATCAGTGTCACTGTGGGTGTGATCAGTCTCACACAGGTGTCACACACAGGCCAGTGTCACACACAGGGTCACTGTGGGTGTGATCAGTGGCACTGTGGGTGTGATCAGTGTCCCCACAGGGGTGTCCCTGTCACACAGGTCAGTGTCCCAGCGCAGGcccgctgtccctgtcccctcaccaGTGCAGGTGGTCGTGGTGCAGGGACGCTCCGGACCCTGCCAGCGTGGCCGTGGCCTCGGACAGGAAAGCCACGAAGTAATTGCTGAAGTGGAAGGAGAGGGCGCTCTCGTAGGCACGGAGCCACCTAGCGGCCGGGAAGACCCGGAGGCACAGGGGGACACGCAGGGATtcgggggaatttgggggaaagcAGGGGAGATCgggttttggggggaatttgggggaaaatggggaagtTTGGGAGCACAGAAACGGTTTGGGGGGAAAgtgggggaatttttggggacatgggggtttGGAGAGAAATGTGGGatttagggggattttgggggcaTCATGGGACATTTGGAGGGGTcatggggggatttgggatggatatTGAGGGGTTGTGGGGGAAATGGAATGTTTGGGAGGATTTTGTGGGTACATGGGGCAGTTGGAGAGGATTTGAAGGAGTTTGGGGTAACAGGAATGAGTTTTGGGGGAAAGCGTGTTTGGAGGGATTTGGAGAGGTCATTGAGAAATTTAGGGGTGATGTGGGGGGGGTTGGGAGGGGAATGGGGGGTTAGGGGAAAGTGGGGAGATGGGAAGGAATTTGGGTGATATGGGGGGAGTTGTGGGGGAACACAGGAAGGTTTGGGGGTCcacagggggaaggggggggacaCACATTAGGGTGCACCCCCCCATCTCATGTCCCATCGATGTCCaccctatccctgtccccccagactcccccctccccccagggaTCCCCTAAATCCCCACAGgctccccaaccccccccccatccctaAGTGCCCCATTCCTGTCCCACTCTCACCCCAGGAACATTCAAACCTCTCCTGCTCCCCCCAGACCCCTCTTggcacccccaaacccctcctgcccctccccccccaaatcccccaagcccccccaaaatccccccctcACCTGGCAAAGATGCTCCTGGGCAGCACCGGGGGAAACAGAGATGTCAGTGGggtggggggatttggggggtccctgggggattttgggggtccctgggaTGGGTTGAGGCTCCCCCAAGGAACATTCAGGAGTCctcagggggattttgggagttTCCACAGTGGCTTGGGGGTCCCTCAGGGAAACTGGGGGTCCTGGGAAGGGTCTAAggccccccccctcccccccccccccccccaggaaaTTTTTGGGGCCCTTGGTGTGGGGTTTGGGAATCACTGGGCATTTTGAGGGCTCCTGGaagggttttggggtccccaggggaGTATAGGGTTCCTGGGGGGAAGGGGGGCTGGGGACCCCCAGGAAGATTTCAGGGTGTCTGGGGTGGTTTGAGAGTACGTGGAGGGGTTCCCAGGAGAGTCTGGGGGTCCTTGGGATGCTAAGGGGTCCCTGGGGAACTTGAGGTGTCcctgtgggggggggggggagggggtgtcAGGGTTCCTTGAGGGGTGTAGGGGGTCCAGGGAGGGTTTGGGCTCCCAAGGAAATCTGGAGTTCCAGGGAGGTATGGGGTCCCTGGGAAGGGTTAGGGGTTCCAGGGAGCTTTGTGGTCTTTTGGGTGGGGGTATTTGGGGTCCCcggggagggtttggggtccctggcaggtttggaggattTAGGAAGAATTTTGGGGTCTGACCTGTGCAGGGCCCGTGCCCCATAGAGGGGCAGgaggctggagaacaggaacGGGGCCAGGCAGGTGCTGAtcaggaggcagagcagggccagccccAGGCTCCGCAGCCCCTTCCGAGCCCAGGCCACGCTCTGGGAGCACCCGGGGGGTCAGGGGGGGATAGAGACACCCCCCACAgacacccccaaacccccacagacaccccaaacctcccaaaCACAGACCCCCCCATCACTgacacccccaaaccccccaaacacAGACCCCCCCACCACTGacacccccaaatcctgaaACCCCCATCAAGACACCTCAACGCCCCCCAAATACCAGTTCCCCCCGAGACACCCCCAGACACagagacaccccaaaatccagccccCCCACCactgcaccccccccccctcatcCCCACTCACCCCCCTGAGCACTCCCAggcacccccaaacccccatcCGTGTCCCCTCCAAACCCTCAGTGCCCCCAAACCTGCCCAAGCCCCCCTTAGtgccccccaaatcccccacaCACTCCTTAAGGTTCCTCCAACCTCCAATCCCCCTTTTCCTCCACCAaatccctcttttccttcttttcccaaaacccctccttttttttctcctattccctttttccccattttcccttcaaCCCTGATTCTTCTCTCCCAAACTCTCCCTTCCCAATTCCCTTTCTCCCCaatcccctcccctccttcaactcc contains:
- the SLC35A2 gene encoding UDP-galactose translocator, with translation MAAPGTADGAGGSGDSAGPATVSRRVKYASLGVLVLQNASLVLSIRYVRTLPGERFLPTTAVVMAEAMKGSACLLLLLIQHRGSVRQTAVTLHEAVVGQFGDTLRLAVPSLIYTLQNNLQYVAISNLPAATFQVTYQLKILTTALFSVLLLGTALSRLQWLSLALLFAGVALVQAEQARAVPSAAALSPSPGPEGPAQSYAVGLAAVAASCLSSGFAGVYFERLLKRSGGSIWVRNVQLGAVGTAVGLGAMLAAEGPAVAALGFFYGYNGAVWAVVVNQAAGGLLVAVVVRYADNILKGFATALSILASTAASAHLFGFRPRAPFLAGTAMVLAAVVLYGRPRGSGGRSQDSGKSPNKDKGT
- the PORCN gene encoding LOW QUALITY PROTEIN: protein-serine O-palmitoleoyltransferase porcupine (The sequence of the model RefSeq protein was modified relative to this genomic sequence to represent the inferred CDS: inserted 1 base in 1 codon), with protein sequence MAALPPREFAAQVLPGCVVPTARQGLAQLWPLLLLCLGARLLHRLREWGRRGGTGALEIRGSGERCRGHAGFLGRPPDPPCVTALPRGGKHAGAAAGGLLALHHFFGAQALWVALLSGLCVLTLLLSRARAQRGLCLALAALSYLLMGELHMVDTVTWHKMRGAQMVVAMKAVSLGFDLDRGAGGAQGEPSPAQVLGYLXLPCSVVFGPWEPFEAYLRSVEGPPWYEGENGVSVAWARKGLRSLGLALLCLLISTCLAPFLFSSLLPLYGARALHRWLRAYESALSFHFSNYFVAFLSEATATLAGSGASLHHDHLHWDLAVSRPLRVELPRSMAEVVTNWNLPMSRWLHTYVFQTARRLGTFAAVLGTYAASALLHGLSFHLAAVLLSLGLITYAEHALRQRLAAIFDACVLSKRCPPHCSHRHKNTLWVWALNGALGALALFHLSYLGALFDVEAEDTVEEQGYGMAYTVRKWSELNWASHWVTLGCWVLARLLR